The region AAACTTTCGTCTAAAATAGGTTCCACCTAGTAATGCAGAAAAAATCCCTGGTATAGTTGTAAGAGTTGTTAATAATCCTAATTGAAATTCACTTGCTCCAAGTCTCCTTGCTAGCAATGGCACAAAGCCAAAGGTACTTGCATAAGTAATTAGCATTGATAAAATACCTAGAAATGAAACTATTAAAAATCTTTGATTACTGATCACCTGCAATAGTTCTCTAACATTAACAGGCTTATGCTCTACATCATTACTCTCTTTCACTCTTAAACTTAATGTAAGACCTATAATTCCTCCAAGGGCAGCTAAAATAAATGGTGATTGCTGACCAAAACGTTGCGCAATAATTCCTGCCGTAAACATAGCTAAAACCTGACCTGTTTTAACACCTGAATCCATAATAGCAACTGACTTAGCAGTTTCTTCCTGGGAAAAATAAGAGGAGAAAAGCACTATAAAAGTTACCCAGGTAGCAGCCGAAGCTCCTGCTAAAGAACGAAATAAAAGGATTAAATAAGGACTTTCAGAAAAATACATTCCTGTACTACTAATAATGCTCAAGCTTATACCTGTTACCACGAATATTTTTCTCTTGTTTAGCCTATCTGAAAATATCCCTAAGGGAATTCTGATAAGCATTTGTGTAAAACCATATGAACCCACTATCAAACCTATTAACCTATGCGAAGCTCCCAATGACTCTATATATGGTGCAAAAGTTGGTATATAGCCATACATGGAGAACCAATAAAAACTTGTTACAAAGAATAATAACTTTATGCTTCTTTTAGTATTTGTCATTTGATAACCTCTTTTACTGTGTTTATTGTTTTCTTTTTTTATGTTTTTTCTCTCTTCTATTGTATTATATAGCTTATTATAATTCCACTATTACTTATTATCAAATTTAATAGATATCTCCATCACCTAATTTATAATTTATAATCCTTAGTTTCTTTTCAATATCTAAATTATACAAACATGGTTTAAAGAATTTTTTCTCATCTAAAAGGGCAAAAGCATTTATTTTAATCTTTCTATACTCAGCCTTTGCTAATTCAACATCTCCAAGCCAAAATCTCAAACGATCTCTTAAGGCAAACTCTGCCGGATTACGAGCTTTACCATCGCGCATT is a window of Halanaerobiaceae bacterium ANBcell28 DNA encoding:
- a CDS encoding MFS transporter is translated as MTNTKRSIKLLFFVTSFYWFSMYGYIPTFAPYIESLGASHRLIGLIVGSYGFTQMLIRIPLGIFSDRLNKRKIFVVTGISLSIISSTGMYFSESPYLILLFRSLAGASAATWVTFIVLFSSYFSQEETAKSVAIMDSGVKTGQVLAMFTAGIIAQRFGQQSPFILAALGGIIGLTLSLRVKESNDVEHKPVNVRELLQVISNQRFLIVSFLGILSMLITYASTFGFVPLLARRLGASEFQLGLLTTLTTIPGIFSALLGGTYFRRKFGEKKTIIIGFLLISFSCILVPTVNQVSSLYLAQILNGFGQGLVFPLLMGLSIKGVESSKRGTAMGFFQAIYGLGMFTGPVLLGFLSDLFGLRTGFWVIAVLGITAALLAQVYIRENSIEVSTTMKG